One part of the Coffea eugenioides isolate CCC68of chromosome 10, Ceug_1.0, whole genome shotgun sequence genome encodes these proteins:
- the LOC113750851 gene encoding non-specific lipid-transfer protein 1-like, which translates to MVKMCTVPNSPTWAIVIVFLALIGTPAYSISCANAMAKLFPCQTFLKGSGANSAPCCAGLKSLQELASSESSTRFICRCLKQAISTGLSDSMLENAKLLPQLCKINFPLVFDPAMNCNKFGMAYESLNWNSYYNVKETSPGRSPGMGHDTPPPGREKTN; encoded by the exons ATGGTTAAGATGTGCACCGTCCCCAATAGCCCAACCTGGGCTATTGTAATCGTGTTCTTGGCACTGATTGGCACCCCAGCTTATAGCATCTCTTGTGCGAATGCCATGGCTAAGTTGTTCCCTTGTCAGACTTTTCTGAAGGGTTCTGGTGCCAACAGTGCTCCTTGCTGTGCAGGCCTCAAATCATTGCAAGAATTAGCTTCATCCGAATCATCGACTAGATTTATCTGCCGGTGTCTCAAGCAAGCGATCTCCACGGGGCTTAGTGACTCAATGCTGGAGAATGCTAAGCTCCTTCCCCAGCTTTGCAAAATTAATTTTCCATTGGTCTTTGATCCTGCTATGAATTGTAACAA gttCGGAATGGCATATGAATCCTTGAACTGGAATAGTTATTACAACGTAAAGGAGACCAGTCCTGGTAGAAGTCCGGGGATGGGCCATGATACTCCTCCTCCTGGAAGGGAGAAGACTAATTAA